From Curtobacterium sp. MCBA15_012:
CGTGCCTGACGGCGGACCGATCGCCGAGACCGTCACCGCAGCGCTGCTGGCCGACGCCCGCGTGGTCGTCACGACCGGCGGAACCGGGGTCACGCCCACCGACCGCACGCCCGAGGCCGTCGCACCGCTGCTCGACCTCGAACTCCCCGGTGTCCTCGAGGAGGTCCGCCGCCGTGGTCTCGCGGGGGCGGGTCCGACGGCGCTGCTGAGCCGCGGTGTGGCCGGCATCGCCTCCACCGGAGCCTTCGTCGTCACCCTGCCCGGATCGCGCGGCGGTGTCGCCGACGGGCTGGCGGTCATCGACGGCCTGCTCGACCACGTGCTCGCGCAGGTGCACGGAGCGGGGCACGCACCGCGCACGACCGACGGTGCAGGCCACGCGTCACGCACCGCTGAAGGAGCGACCTCGTGACCGCCGCCGAGCGGGTCCTGCTCGCCGACGTCGTCGACGTCGCGGTGTCCGTCGAGCAGGTCGCCGCAGCGGTCGAGACCGAGCAGGACGGCGCGGTCGTCACCTTCGCCGGGATCGTCCGCGACCACGACGGCGGCAAGGGCGTGACTGCGCTCGGCTACGAGCGGCACCCGAGCGCCGGTGAGGTCATCGCCGAGGTCGCCCGGTCGATCGCCGAGGAGCACCCCGGTGTCCGCATCGCGGTGCTGCACCGCGTGGGGGACCTGGTCGTCGGGGACGTGGCGCTCGCCGCAGCGGTGTCGTCACCGCACCGGGCCGA
This genomic window contains:
- a CDS encoding molybdenum cofactor biosynthesis protein B, with translation MTDRPTDDTATRGRAAVLVVSTSAATEPSLDRTGPGIAAWLRERGFVVEEPVIVPDGGPIAETVTAALLADARVVVTTGGTGVTPTDRTPEAVAPLLDLELPGVLEEVRRRGLAGAGPTALLSRGVAGIASTGAFVVTLPGSRGGVADGLAVIDGLLDHVLAQVHGAGHAPRTTDGAGHASRTAEGATS
- a CDS encoding molybdenum cofactor biosynthesis protein MoaE, whose product is MTAAERVLLADVVDVAVSVEQVAAAVETEQDGAVVTFAGIVRDHDGGKGVTALGYERHPSAGEVIAEVARSIAEEHPGVRIAVLHRVGDLVVGDVALAAAVSSPHRAEAFAACSDLVDRVKERTPIWKHQRFTDGSDEWVASL